The segment ccaaaatattttcacagCATTGTGAAGTAATTCATTAGCTTATTATCCAACAGTTCTGGCCGGAGATTCGATGCATTCATTTTGCAATAAACGATTTTAGATTGAATAGGAAAAATAGAATACATGTACGCTTGTTGGAATTCatcaaattaaattgtatgactCTATTTAAATACGTACAAATAGTTTATTTTCCAGTGATGGTATTTTCCAGAATGTTGAGGCCCAAGGTCCAATTCTGTCCTCATATTGAACTCAACACGCTTTACCTTTTTTGTTCGCGAAaaggataaataaaaatatacacagAACATTGACAGTTTTACTAAATCAATTTTGTTCCGAATCCTGTAGAGATGTTTCAGCTTGGTACATAAATTATATTAGTCATTGATTACCAGTGGCCACCGGGCAAATTAGATACAAATCGGTTCTGCATTGACCCAAACCCTATCTAATCAGAATTTGAACtgttttaacaaggccttggactttcagtggGACATTACTATCAATgtttgcgtcaaaacaagttaaaaatgacactggtttcgagtgaaatatacaccaactgcgtagtcttagctcaaaagcaagacaaatcatgttgatttcaagagcaatggctgagtggcctactatgaaatagacaggcctgcgtcacattgctgtttgacaccaactaccaaaagtccaagctcttgttaaaatggttctaggaTGATGGGCGTGACTGAGAAATGTATTCTGTCcgatattttcatttctttcattcTTTTATGTCGGTTTGTCGAAGGACCCgccattaaaataaaatttccagtTATAATACATAGAAGTTTGTTTTCCTTCTTGATAATTCCGGACACAAAGTTGGTGAAACACTCTCGGACAGTTCTCCGGCTCTCGATCCCGATCGGTGTTCTAGTCTGACTTATCAATGTAAAGAGACAAAGAGTGATGGATCAGGGTTTACAAACACTGGCATAGAACAAATATCATATCAACGATAAAAATTGACTTTACTAAAAGAACCAAAGTTGAAAACGACGAAACCTTATTCCGTCTGCAATATGATGTCACAGTAACAATATCTTAATCTGTTTATGCAATTAACAAGAAGTAAACGACAAGATTATTATATACTAAATAAAAAGCCACTAAATATGAAAGATAacgatttttattgatttggcaatgaaatatgaaagtaTGAAAAAGGTTCTCACAAATGGAGAAACTTGAATGGATCACCTGGCTGAAATGTGTGTGGATGACTCACCGATGTACAACGTATATTCGATATTTTTCCCCCATTGGTATAATGCAAAACTAACACTGTAACTTCAACAATTCCGAAATTGTTGATGTTAAAACCCCACACTATAACCTTACATAGAGACCTTAGGAATAACAACAAGAGATGAAGTACTATATCACAAATCCTTGAATCCATGTCGAACTTTAGTAGGTAATTTGTCACAAATTCGTGTATccaaaatctgatatttttgaaTCCGTTAGTACGATTTTGTCACCAATCCTTTAATAGTGCGTAGAactattgatacatgtaattagtatTTTGGACGGACCATGCAGAAGGACCATGCATGACGGTATGTCAGACTTCACTGCTCTGTAAGTTTGTGCACCATTAGAACTTGGTTCCTAGGGGACCTAATCATTTCCGCCCAATGTTCCTGTGCTTGACCTCCAAATGGTAATCCAATATAGATCCTTCCCAACAGTTTGTGTTCAGATTTTTCAGTGTTTGACGAACAAATTGCACTTATGGCAACATACACGTTAGCTAGTTCACTCTGTGGAACGTCGAATGCAAAAGTCTCATCAAATTCTGGATTAGCTTCCTCTGATTTTGTTCCTGTTTTAGTTTTCTTCAGAGGTTTCCCGTCATGCATTAGCACAACTTTGATATGGGTAtctaaaatatatgatagaagTTTTTATTGAACATTACTACCTTTAAAAGAGCAGCGATTATAAATGCAATTCAGACAGCAAATAGTAGATCAAGAAACATGCGGCAAAAAGAACTGTATTACTTGcctaaaatattttgcaatCTGTTCTGCGTTTTGTAGATTTTCATTTTGACAACATTGATATAAAGTTTTTCTGCCGTGGGGAGATAATTCAATCCAATAGTTACCTCCCCTGCTTCCTCCTACAAAATgagttaaaacatgatattAGTTTTGCATTCATgtacaacaacattttttgattGATGTGTAGTTGCCCAGGCTTCTGACCACATGAATATGAAAGATATGAgttttgcatacatgtacactaaCGACATCGATTTTGATTTGTATAGGTACATGTGTAAATGGCTTCGTCTCTGATCAGTGGTACAACAGTCTTCTCACAGAGTCTTTTCATAATGTTAAAAAGTTATTGTTACAAACGTCAGATAGCCTTCgtaatcaattacatgtacatgtacgtcacCACGAGCAATGTAATAAACGTCGTCTTGAGAATAGTTATTAAACAGCATTAAAATTGTAGTTTGAGGTACAAAATGATTatgttttaatgatttactGTCTGTTTGTCCTGCACTGacgttgttgaaaaaaaaattaatcagtaTTTGACATATTTTACGAGAAAATGTGATTACAGTTTTAACGTTTGCACTAAAATAGCACCAAGAACCGAGTCTGGGTTATATCCGGGACATTGTTTTACACCTACAGCTGTCGCGCTGCAAACGAGACTTTGTTTGTTCTATCGACCATTGTGGTACAAAAATCACAGTCGTGCGTCGCCTTTTCGTACTTCTAGTATTGTGTTATTAAAGGGCTTTTATAAACTATACATCATTTACAATTGCGTACATCGCACGTAactaaacatcattttaaacacCATAGGTATATGGTGTACTAAATATGTCTTCGcttcattttatttaagaatatgCCATAAAAGTAAGTTGGacaaaactaaaaaagaaaaataatttaaatgctttttgtattttatacctATAAAAACTTATGGTTCAAAAGTGTACATTTTAACACGTGCAGCACTGATcggtttcaatttttttagcttACAGTACATGTAAGATATTAATGAGAATAACAACTAGATGTAACAGTCCATTGGGGGATGTCAAAAAAGTAGAAATGTAACTTACTGTtagtaaaatatcaattttacaatcAATGAGTACCAATAACGAGCTACATTGCGGTTATGATATtacatttgatttgttttgcaGAAAGAGAAACACTCTCGATACCAACACAAATTTCAAAAGCATGCAGCATATTTAAATcggtttaagaaaaaaaaacggtGTGCACCACTGTGACTTTaaatattaagtttttaatATGTCGGTTAAATGTATATTCTTAACTTTTGGAAAGGTAAGAATGAACGCACCTCGATTGGTTCCTTTAACTTCTCCTGAAGCACCTTTTCTTCGAAATCTTCCAGACGAAGTCTTTTAAGTTTAACACGACACTCTCCTAGCACCACCTTCCTTGAATATTTGTCCAAATCACAGAGTTCAAGTTTAATGCTGACGTGCTTTACGCTGGCTGGAGCTATGGCTGACCGGAATGTCTCGTTGAACAACAGAACGTCTTTGAATTTCTGGATTCGTGTCTTGAACTCTGTTTCGATACTGTCAACAGCACCGGAGAACATTTGACGCTGAGATTTATACAGTCTGATGCGTACATACGGGGATATGATGGAAGAAGCGTCGTCGACTTTTAAGTCGGTAATTTCCAAGATCTTTATGACTAAATTGCCGTCAAATTTGTCGTATTTAAGAGAAAAATGCAGGGTGCCATCGGGAAGAGACGAGGTCGAGGTCCCGGAGCCAATAGAGCCATTTGCCACGTGGTTGGGAGACACGATCTGTGGATGCAAGTCACTGAGTTATCATAAGGAATGGAAGACATTTATCAAAACATGTATGAATTTAACATCGTTCAATAGAATAAAGATTTAAACATCAAACTTTGTTAGTCTGACTGTTTGATTTATTgttttacaatatcaaaattCTTGTAAGCTAGTTCATGTATCATACATATTGTGTTACGCcaatttgatttaaacatgCAATGTTTATTGCATCTAAAAACGAGATTAACTTACTCGTCTACGGTCAAGGGCACTCTTTGCGCTTGCGTCGGATAGTTCGGAAGACTCCTCTTCTTTTAGAGAACCCAGACGAGACCGAACAGTGTGTCTAGGTTCCATCATCATCATATCAGTTGATCCATATTTCATCAATGGTTTATTGtctgaaatgttttcaaaagaAGTGTTAAGGCACTTTGCTTAGATACAGAAGAAAACCGCATAATGTAAACAACCTATGAAATATTCGCGATATTGGTAGGCAACCTCACCTCGCGAATGTTTATCGCCAGGGATTTGAGTTCTTttctgtttgaaataatttcaaTTGTTACTTGATTCTACTTATTGGTGTACCTTTAAAGTTCTCATCTGATCGTTCCATAAAAATGatgagtatatatataattcttgcTTTGaggttattttttaacattctcacatcacatatatttgatataacttCATCATAAACAAAGAAAggatttttatagacaatgcctATTATGATGTCCGTTTATGTGAGTCATAATAGAATAGcatttcaattaaataaaaaaattttaaaaagtgtcacTTTGTCACcattagaaatatataaaatttaaagttctATCCAGCCTTGATATATTTAAGCCACTAACCATGTGGGGTCTTGTCCCGGAATGGACAGTACTGGAAGAGGCAGCAATAGGGAGAGAGGACACACATGAGGGTAACAATGACCAGGACCATCACCAGCGCCACCCCGGCCAGGATCAGCAGCTTGTCCCACACATCCAGGCTGATCAACTCCTCCGCCATCTTGTCAATTCAAGGGTTCGAGCCGGTGTAGTCTTGATTCTTGCATGGTGGCATGTCGGCAGTATCTGTAAATGTTAAACATATCGATATAACccaatgaaatttaataatgataataacaCTGTAAAAGgacatgtaaaaattatagaattGTAAATCAATCCTATTTATTTCCTGCGTATATCACATCTGCTTtgattaattcatatatatatatataattcacaGAAATCGACGTACGTCTTGGCGACATTTACTCGTGTTACAATTTAGCAGAGTAATGAAAGATCGCCCACATTAAGGCTGACGAACTAAAACGCAGGTATAATGAACAACTCATCTGTACGTAAGCCGTGTTTGATTAAACACTGGAAATGAAGAGacaaaaaaaagataagaactCTCCACATTGATTAGCTAATCTTTTCGTATGCAATGAAAATACGACGGAATTTCTCCTATTAGTGCATGCACACTAAAACgaagaaacagaaaaaaaattctaagaaaACATTAAACAATAGATTTACGTGTAcccgaaacttttatgatatatGTGTATGCATCTGGAGCTTTTCTCTttccctctctttctctccccCTCTTCTCTCTTCCTCCCacctcttctctctctctctttctctcccctctcttctctttctctctctcttctctctttttctctcccCCTCttttctctccctctctctcttttatTTATGACCTTTGCATTACAGTTATAAAAGACCAAGTTTGTTCGCACCAACGAGCAGCTTAATATAGCTATTAGCTACATATGATTGACCTGAATAATACTTGGTACAGGACTGTTTGACCCACTGATACGTAGGTAAATGTTTGATCAATATACGGGGAATGTCTTCAGGCTCCGTTGGTTTCTATACCATGGTCGGATCATACTCAAATAGGCATCATAATTAATTCTTACCtttgtgtatttatttcatttaaattatagtttactCTTTCGAATTTGCTTTAACATTAACTAACTTACAAGAGCATAGATTAGTTTCCAGCTCAAACTTGAAtacaattatatgaaaatcaatcATAGCATCGCACTTTGTGAATGCATTTAAAACATCGGTATGAAGATAATGACATCATGATCTGCATGATCTGAAAATGTTCGCACCATTAAGCCAATTTGGAATAAACGTCCACATTCATTGTGCAATAAACATAATCTGTGGATAATTTTCATTCTGATATCCTAAAATGTCACTGAATGACAATTTTGGAATATTAGGAAATAATTTTCTCAGCTAgcataaaataattgtatgaaaataatTACTGGTTCATTTTTTTTGTGGGTCATTTGTTCTAACATGTGTCACCCACACCAGGACGTGGTCCAAAACGGCCGTAACAGTTGTAAAACTTATTCGTGTGTGGATTAAAATTGGAATGATAGATTTACAGCTATAAACGATCTGGAAAATAGTGTTGAACATATAGATTAAAGTTTGCACCAGGGGCACTTTCATATTAATGAATAGATGTCTCGAACATATGTCGCCCGTTGCTCTAGATGACCAAGTCCTATATTCATAAGAGGACTGGGCGCTGTGACAAACCCAGTGGAAAGCAGTGATTTTCTTTAAGAAGTTATGTTTTAACAGATTTTGACcataaacctttttttaaaactgcaatGATGTTTCTACAATGTAACAGATGTGTTAATAGCAGTATTTAAGCTCTTGCAATCCAGTTATTAATGTTGCA is part of the Magallana gigas chromosome 3, xbMagGiga1.1, whole genome shotgun sequence genome and harbors:
- the LOC105338115 gene encoding synaptotagmin-1 gives rise to the protein MAEELISLDVWDKLLILAGVALVMVLVIVTLMCVLSPYCCLFQYCPFRDKTPHDNKPLMKYGSTDMMMMEPRHTVRSRLGSLKEEESSELSDASAKSALDRRRIVSPNHVANGSIGSGTSTSSLPDGTLHFSLKYDKFDGNLVIKILEITDLKVDDASSIISPYVRIRLYKSQRQMFSGAVDSIETEFKTRIQKFKDVLLFNETFRSAIAPASVKHVSIKLELCDLDKYSRKVVLGECRVKLKRLRLEDFEEKVLQEKLKEPIEEEAGEVTIGLNYLPTAEKLYINVVKMKIYKTQNRLQNILDTHIKVVLMHDGKPLKKTKTGTKSEEANPEFDETFAFDVPQSELANVYVAISAICSSNTEKSEHKLLGRIYIGLPFGGQAQEHWAEMIRSPRNQVLMVHKLTEQ